In Cryptomeria japonica chromosome 10, Sugi_1.0, whole genome shotgun sequence, a genomic segment contains:
- the LOC131027520 gene encoding transcription factor MYB44 — translation MFEFIGDDEGGFLGGGRCVSGESESRSEIAFQQVLRSTQEQHQQQVACAMETSSSLLNTSDDNCSSHEDYCIKDSENSNEKEVGYLSLRSRLCAKGHWRPAEDVKLKELVAQYGPQNWNLIAEKLHGRSGKSCRLRWFNQLDPRINRRPFSEEEEEQLITAHRLYGNKWAMIARLFPGRTDNAVKNHWHVIMARKHRDVFSANRRRRAQQQFKQTKQTNIFCIEADSNFKNYIPTEMGSFPNLQKPSSDISINEMEFSSYSNSNCTDLSLPNRIPNYSITASLAQTFGTMQSIGYSSGGKEGTLSFDSKSIPGYEPHKFRVPGVPPVHQTLNTSNSYFSCSKTEQKAEFGRNCMDSTEESSTHSSCAVLLSEYGNNYCNADSHEYTKSLIFNESVENRPFIDFLGVGATNSDQAVFNRKPAISDRSSHFCTLHTEL, via the exons ATGTTTGAGTTTATAGGGGATGATGAAGGTGGTTTTCTTGGAGGAGGAAGATGTGTGTCTGGTGAAAGTGAAAGCAGAAGTGAGATTGCCTTCCAGCAGGTGCTTAGATCTACTCAGGAACAACACCAACAGCAGGTGGCCTGTGCTATGGAGACTAGTTCTAGTCTCCTGAATACCAGTGATGACAACTGTTCCAGTCATGAGGATTATTGTATTAAAGATTCAGAAAACTCCAATGAGAAAGAAGTGGGTTACTTGTCCTTAAGGTCAAGGCTCTGTGCAAAAGGGCATTGGAGGCCAGCCGAGGATGTCAAGCTCAAGGAGTTGGTGGCCCAATATGGACCTCAAAACTGGAATCTCATTGCTGAGAAACTCCATGGCAGATCTG GAAAGAGTTGTAGGTTACGGTGGTTTAATCAGCTGGATCCAAGAATCAACCGAAGGCCATTcagtgaagaggaagaagaacaGCTTATTACAGCCCATCGACTCTACGGCAATAAATGGGCTATGATAGCCCGGCTGTTCCCTGGCCGAACAGATAACGCCGTAAAAAATCACTGGCATGTCATCATGGCCAGAAAACACAGGGATGTTTTCTCTGCCAACCGACGAAGAAGGGCTCAGCAACAATTCAAGCAAACAAAACAGACCAACATTTTCTGCATTGAAGCTGATTCCAATTTCAAAAACTATATCCCCACAGAGATGGGTTCATTCCCGAATCTTCAGAAACCCTCTTCAGACATCTCCATTAATGAAATGGAATTCTCTTCTTACTCGAATTCAAATTGCACAGATTTGTCACTACCCAACAGAATCCCTAATTACAGCATTACTGCCTCCCTAGCTCAGACCTTTGGCACAATGCAGTCTATCGGATATTCGTCTG GCGGCAAAGAGGGTACACTATCATTTGACAGTAAAAGCATTCCAGGTTATGAGCCACACAAATTTCGTGTGCCTGGTGTCCCACCAGTACATCAAACTTTAAATACAAGCAATTCCTATTTCAGTTGCAGCAAAACCGAACAGAAGGCCGAGTTTGGAAGAAACTGCATGGATTCTACGGAGGAGTCCTCAACTCATTCTTCTTGTGCAGTGTTGCTATCAGAATATGGTAACAACTACTGCAACGCAGATTCCCACGAGTACACAAAATCCTTGATTTTCAATGAGAGTGTTGAAAACCGGCCTTTCATTGACTTTCTGGGAGTGGGTGCCACAAACTCAGACCAGGCTGTGTTCAACAGAAAGCCTGCCATTTCCGACAGAAGTTCACACTTTTGTACACTTCACACGGAACTGTAG